The DNA region CGATAATCAGAGCCCACTAAGAGTCTTACGCCGTGGGGAACGACTAGACCAACAAAGCCAATTAAGCCTGCAATACTCACCGCACTTGCCGCTAGTAAACTTGCTACTGCTCCAATAACCAGCCGTGACTGTAAAAGTGATATGCCCAATCCCACAGCCATGTCGTCACCGAGATTAAGCAAATTCAATGGACGACCGAGCAAGCAACCGATGATTAACGCCACCATCAAATAAAATAGGGCGCAACCAAACTGACATCATCCCAGTCGCGACCATTGAGACTGCCTACTAGCCAATTGAGTGCTGCTTGAATTCGGCCGTCATCAGACATCAGTAACAGCGTCGTTTGAATGGCACCGAACATTGAACTCACTGCGACACCGGCTAAGACCAGACTATCCACCGCCAAGCCGCTACCCACATAACCCAAGGCATAAACCACTGCTGCTGTCACTAATGCTCCTAACCATGCCCCCAAAGGGATCCATGCCGCAAAGACATAGAGCGTAATGAAGGCGATCGCCACGAGACCTGCCCCAGACGAAATCCCGAGGATGAATGGATCAGCTAAACCATTGCGGAGTAAACCCTGCAAGAGTGCCCCTGATAGACCTAATGCTGAGCCAACGACTAGAGCCACCACAATGCGCGGTAGTCTCAAGTCCCAAATAATTGTTTGAAATAGTGGATCTCCTTGACGTTGTAACGCTTGCCAAAGTTGACCCGAGTTTAAAGACACAGCTCCCTGACATAAAGCCAAGATGCAGGTGAGTATAATTAATCCGCAAATCAAAAAAAGTACCGCAACACTACGATTTTGCTGCCAATGTCGAGACAATTTTTGTAAGGTCGTCATCATAATCAACCCTCACCATAAAAAACATAGTTGAACCAAAATTGGCGATCGCTGCGTAACATAAAAGTATCGATGTGAATGTCGATTTCTGGGGGCAAGTTGGCGCTTGCCCTTTTTTTGTTCAGAAATCATTGTGAAAAATAGACCGTTTCTGAAAAGGTTGATTTAAGGTTTTAACCCAACTTAGAAAAGAACATTTAAGGACTTGGTGGTGGTGTAGGGGCTGGAGCTGGAGCAGGTCTTGGGGCTGGAGCTGGAGCAGGTCTTGGGGCTGGAGCCGGAGCAGGTGCTGGAGCCGGAGCAGGTGCTGGAGCCGGAGTAGATGCAGGTGCCGGAGTAGATGCAGGTGCCGGAGTAGGTGTTGGTGTTGGAGATGGTGTTGGTGTTGGAGCTGGAGGAGTAGGTGTTGGAGATGGTGTAGGTGTTGGAGCTGGAGGAGTAGGTGTTGGAGCCGGAACGGGCGCAGGTGTAGGTGCTGAAGGAGTCGGAGTTGTTGAAGCCGGAGTAGGTGTGGATTCGTCTTCTGAAGTTGTTGGTTGACTTGAGGGTGAGGGTTGGGCTGTTGGGCTTGGACTTGGTTTCGCTTGCTCAGCTTGTCTCTGTTGTTCAGCTAGTCGTTGTTGTTCGGCTTGGCGTTGCTGTTCTGCACGACGCTGCTCAGCCTGGCGTTGCTGCTCAGCTAATCGCTGTTGTTCTTGTTGACGTTTGCGTTCTTCTTCCTGTCGTCTTGTCTCATTTTGTCGCTGGAAATTTGAGCCTTCCTCTTCATAGGTCACCTGGACATTACGGCGTACTCCTTGATCGGGTACTGTACCAGGGTCAAATCGCCATTGGCTAAGGGTTTCTAATGTTTTTCTGTCGACTTCTGGAT from [Leptolyngbya] sp. PCC 7376 includes:
- a CDS encoding iron ABC transporter permease; this translates as MVALIIGCLLGRPLNLLNLGDDMAVGLGISLLQSRLVIGAVASLLAASAVSIAGLIGFVGLVVPHGVRLLVGSDYRWILPLSALAGAWVLTFADLISRLGAVELPVGAVTALLGSPLFIFLLYRRGQGVKA
- a CDS encoding iron ABC transporter permease; translated protein: MSLNSGQLWQALQRQGDPLFQTIIWDLRLPRIVVALVVGSALGLSGALLQGLLRNGLADPFILGISSGAGLVAIAFITLYVFAAWIPLGAWLGALVTAAVVYALGYVGSGLAVDSLVLAGVAVSSMFGAIQTTLLLMSDDGRIQAALNWLVGSLNGRDWDDVSLVAPYFI